The genomic stretch TAGCGAGCTAAAAGATATTactcatttaaaatatataatggtCGGGTTGGTTCTGGAGATCATGCTGTATATGTTCAATAGCTCAAaaacgttcatcatgtcttcttgttgatactttagtttctgattcttttgttcagacattaggtgaatAGATAGATGTTATTTACCTTGCTTGAcagtctcactgacagcgtgacgTGTCAGccggcagattttgacagccggCATTTGCGGCATGCCCAGTAGAGTCGCCAGATGCCGCAAATGccggctgtcaaaatctgccggCTGACAcgtcacgctgtcagtgagactgTCAAGCAAGGTAAATAACATCTATCTattcacctaatgtctgaacaaaagaatcagaaactaatGTATATGTTCAACTATTTATAAATTTGAACTTCTTGCCTATTGTGTAGAACCAGATATATGCTTAAACTACTTTTTAGCAATGTTCAAGGAAGTAGAATATTTCAGTTATCCTCATCTCTTTGCTTCAGTctacttgtttatttttgttaacaGGACAATGATACATCCTGGGGAACGCACAACCTTtcagaacaaacacagaaatgtatgcaattttgtcagtttgtcatTAATTCTGTGATCAGCTGTCTATCGAAAAATTCATCTCCTCTCTCATACATTTTTTCCTTCTACTTGAGTGTTTAAATCACGAAATTTAACTGCATCAATAGTCATGCATCGACTTGCACTTCAAATTAAACTGATGAAAAAGTTACAAGTTTGTCAGCAGTTCTGAGAAAACTGTGgtaattctttttctttcagatcTTGGTAGTTACATTTGGTCTCTTACTTGCTCTGTATGTAATTATCATTAAAATGTTATATGTCTGTTTTTCAACTCAGGtatgcatctctttgtggacTGCTCTTTGTCAGACTTGGCCATAGGTCTGATTCTCCTGGCTTGTTCCCTGTTGGTCCTGTGTAGCTGCCTGATAACGCTAGTTAAACTGCTCAACTCCCTGCTGAAGGGCCAGGTGGCCAATGCTATTAACAATGTTGTTAACACAggtaatataaaaataagattGTGCAAATGCTAAATGAATCACAGCTAAACTCCCAGCTCTTCATTTATGTTGACCTAAAATGGATGCCACATTTAACCGCACTCCTCACTTTTAACATATAAACAGAGACATCATAACTGATTTTGGAAATATTAAAGTCTCTCTTTCTTACTGTGTTGCCCTGCCCTGTAGACTTTCCCTATCCATTCACCTGGCTGGCAGGTTATCTGGCTATACTGGTGGGAGCGGGCATGACCTTTTTGGTCCAGAGCAGTTCTGTCTTCACATCTGCCATCACTCCACTCATAGGTAAGAACACAAAAACCATAAAATTATCACGCAAATGATTGTTTAACACCTACCTACGAACTTAACATAGATTTTTTTACATTGCAATGTGCTAAATGTACTTGCTCAATGTGTTTGCTACCacataatttacaaaaagatGATATAAGAAACAAGCTATTTGTGCCTTTTGTACCAATTTACATCAGCATTCTCATCTCTTTTGCTGTTCACTTCAACAGCCAAATGACTGCCTCAGTGTTTGTACAGTTACATGCAGCACTCTTGCTTGCCTTGGTACACCATTAACAGGACTAAGAGATCACAGTTAGGCATGTTAATGGAAAAAGCCCCATTTGTCTGTGCTCAACCTgaagaatgatttttttttttttttttttttttaaaaatcttggtCAACCAGTAACAAGTACTATTCTGACTTAAAATGCTGTACTGTGATCTTTTTACATTTACCTTCGTTTGTGGTTGTTAGTTTTAGTTTGTATAGAGCTCAAAGTGTTTGGTGATTTCAACTAAATTAACTTGAACTTGTGGATTTTACTGAATGCAGAATAGAAGCTATATTACTTAGTGTTTATACTGTGACCCCTCAGGGATTGGTGTGATCAGTATTGAACGAGCCTACCCTTTAACCCTTGGATCCAATCTTGGAACCACAACCACAGCTACACTAGCAGCCCTAGCTAGTCCAGGAGACAAGCTAGCTGCTGCCACACAGGTACATACACCGTCATGGCCCTCAAGCTGCACTTTGAAGATCTGTCTGAAATCTGTCTTTTACCGCATTTTTCTAAGGGAAAGACTTCTGCACCTTTGTCATGCATGCTCGTTCGTGCCTTCTCTTTGTCACGCTCTCTTGCCAGCATCTTTCATCCTCACCTCCTCTTTTGTTTCaggttgctttgtgtcattttttctttaaccTCCTTGGTATCCTGCTGTGGTATCCCATACCAGCCACCCGATTACCCATACGTATGGCCTGTGCTCTCGGCAATCACACTGCCAGGTATGctaaaaaattatttctgcaTAATATCTCCAGATGGGTCCTGACTGCAATGCAAATCTAAATATTCTGACAAggaataaaaagacaaagactaataaacacatataaaacacatttttaggtACCGCTGGTTTGCTGTCTTGtacctcctcctctgttttctgcTACTCCCATCCCTCATATTCGGTCTCTCCATGGCTGGCTGGAAGGTGATGACTGGGATTGGCGTGCCAATCATTACTGTGATTATATTTGTTGCAACAGTAAACATCCTCCAGGTGCAAAGACCTGACTGTTTGCCACCGAGGCTACAGAACTGGGACTTTCTTCCTGGTTGGATGACCTCATTGCAGCCCCTGGATGATGTCATCACTAGGGTGACCCTGTGGAACAGGCAAGGAAAAGGTAAATATCTCTGCTATTATCATAACAGAAAtggacagctttttttttttttttttttactccaggCACTGTGGcactaatttacatttttcattgtttttgtacaaTGGATCCTCtctttgccattttttgctTGAAGGTTGGTGCTTCAGGAGAGATGACAGTCCAGTAACGTCAGTGGAGGCCATTACTGTCATTCCTGAGAGAAGTGTAAGGGAGAAATGGCAGCAGAATGTGGACAAGCAACAGACTGATGAGAACTGGATGAAACAAAGAGGATTGGACAGCCCTGGATGCTGTGATTTACAAcagtttcatgaaaataatacaGACATCAAACCTAGCAACATatctacagaaaataaaatgtatcacTCCACAAACAAAGAGATAAAGTCAAACAATGACAGCTCTCATCTGCAGAGCACTCACTTGTAGCACTGTGTCTAGCACATCTTAAACTAAGGTGTGTCAAAACTTGTATAAACAAACAACTGTGGGAAAAACCCAAACGCTCATACCAAAACAGCAAACTGCAACCACTccaaacaaccacaagtgcATGAGAGAGCACAGCAGAGCAAATTTCACAGAGCAGGACATAGCAGTATACATCTGTACAAAAGGCCGAAAATCCCTGCTTTGAAGATCATATGTGCATGTAAAACCAGCTATGTAACCATTTTTGAACTTATTACAGAGGAGGTCTGGAGGCCAACTAATCAATCAGCCTATGTTATACacagatcaggcataacattatgaccacctacCTAATACTATGTTGGTCCCCCTTTAACTGCTAAAACAGCCCTGAACCGTCGAGGCATGGAccccactagacccctgaaaaTGTGCTCTGGTATCTGGCagcaagatgttagcagcagatcctagAAGTTCTGGATGTTGCGAGGTGGGGCCCCCATGGGTCAGACCAGCACATCCTACAGCTGCTCcactggattgagatctggggaatttggaggcaaAACCAACACCTCAAACTCATTGTTCTGATGCTGAACCATTCCTGAATCATTTGCTTTGTGGCACAGagtattatcctgctgaaagaagtCACAGCCATCATGGAATACCGTTTCCATGAAacggtgtaca from Amphiprion ocellaris isolate individual 3 ecotype Okinawa chromosome 14, ASM2253959v1, whole genome shotgun sequence encodes the following:
- the LOC111563748 gene encoding sodium-dependent phosphate transport protein 2A-like — encoded protein: METLSKLQRMRMVASTVCKIHLLLLLLYFFVCSLDILSSAFQLAGGRVAGDIFQKNAILSNPVAGLVVGILVTVLVQSSSTSTSIIVSLVSSGLLDVPSAIPIIMGSNIGTSVTNTIVALMQAGEREEFERAFAGATVHDCFNWLSVLVLLPLEAVSGLLRRLSQAVVDTLQLSSGDEAPELLKVITEPLTKLIIQLDGSVITAIATGDQSAKNKSLVKQWCQTTTLKDNDTSWGTHNLSEQTQKCMHLFVDCSLSDLAIGLILLACSLLVLCSCLITLVKLLNSLLKGQVANAINNVVNTDFPYPFTWLAGYLAILVGAGMTFLVQSSSVFTSAITPLIGIGVISIERAYPLTLGSNLGTTTTATLAALASPGDKLAAATQVALCHFFFNLLGILLWYPIPATRLPIRMACALGNHTARYRWFAVLYLLLCFLLLPSLIFGLSMAGWKVMTGIGVPIITVIIFVATVNILQVQRPDCLPPRLQNWDFLPGWMTSLQPLDDVITRVTLWNRQGKGWCFRRDDSPVTSVEAITVIPERSVREKWQQNVDKQQTDENWMKQRGLDSPGCCDLQQFHENNTDIKPSNISTENKMYHSTNKEIKSNNDSSHLQSTHL